Proteins from one Panthera leo isolate Ple1 chromosome D1, P.leo_Ple1_pat1.1, whole genome shotgun sequence genomic window:
- the LOC122201362 gene encoding uncharacterized protein LOC122201362: MPQLRCPPGLRGARLQEIREVEDQMLVRLRRKGPGTWPMPWKHKQTELTRAPTAAGCVREDPVYSAKPPGEAPSAGSLGIPPAPGTARVYGVQPGHPTPPGPQPSEPALHPTSARLLDPGAAPPKGEHRGGASGATDRTEFTAGNASHSLAVQLQSFRSPRVRRLSALRTPQEKKIPQTIRIWYANVQLLGGPCLEPEARWRPWCAPGLLWEARRQSERASAPPSGRGAERHSAQGPGATRPPVARKGDSA, from the exons ATGCCCCAGCTGAGATGCCCCCCAGGCCTGCGAGGGGCCAG GCTGCAAGAAATCAGAGAGGTCGAGGACCAGATGCTGGTGAGGCTGAGGAGAAAGGGGCCTGGCACCTGGCCCATGCCCTGGAAGCACAAACAGACAGAGCTGACCAG GGCTCCCACAGCAGCTGGGTGTGTACGCGAAGATCCTGTCTATTCAGCAAAACCTCCGGGAGAGGCGCCGTCAGCTGGCTCCTTAGGGattcctccagccccag GCACAGCCAGAGTCTACGGAGTCCAGCCCGGGCACCCGACACCGCCTGGCCCGCAGCCGTCCGAGCCTGCACTGCACCCCACGTCTGCGCGGCTGCTGGACCCGGGCGCCGCGCCACCAAAGGGGGAGCACAG GGGCGGGGCCTCAGGGGCCACGGATCGCACTGAGTTCACAGCCGGGAACGCGTCCCACAGCCTCGCGGTCCAGCTCCAGAGCTTTCGCAGCCCGCGGGTCCGCCGCCTGAGCGCCTTAAG AACACCCCAAGAGAAGAAGATCCCTCAGACAATCCGCATCTGGTACGCGAACGTGCAGCTCCTTGGGGGGCCCTGCCTGGAGCCCGAAGCGCGCTGGAGACCCTGGTGCGCGCCGGGACTCCTCTGGGAAGCGAGGCgacagagcgagcgagcgagcgcgcCACCTAGCGGCCGTGGAGCCGAGCGCCACTCTGCACAGGGACCCGGGGCGACCAGACCTCCCGTGGCCCGCAAAGGGGACTCTGCGTAG